From a single Chitinispirillales bacterium ANBcel5 genomic region:
- the ilvC gene encoding ketol-acid reductoisomerase: protein MAVIDFGGVKEEVITRKEYTLAKARKTLKKETIAVIGYGVQGPAQALNLKDNGFNVIIGQSKKFKADWERAKKDGWVPGETLFEVEEAAERGTIIKMLVSDAAQMSVWKSIKKYLNEGDALYFSHGFSIVYKDQTKVVPPEDVDVILVAPKGSGTSVRRNFLSGAGINSSYAVYQDYTGKAEERCIALGIGIGSGYLFPTTFEKEVHSDLTGERGVLMGALAGLMEAQYQVLRRNGHSPSEAFNETVEELTQSLIRLVDENGMDWMYSNCSATAQRGALDWKPKFKKATQPIFTELYKAVASGKETRRVLNVCGRANYKDKLERELAAIRESEMWKAGKAVRDLRPKTKARDIDKSTKGISGRGEN, encoded by the coding sequence ATGGCAGTGATCGATTTTGGCGGTGTAAAAGAAGAGGTAATCACCCGCAAAGAGTATACCCTGGCCAAAGCACGTAAAACTCTAAAAAAAGAGACTATAGCGGTAATTGGATATGGGGTACAGGGGCCTGCCCAGGCGCTCAATTTAAAGGATAACGGTTTTAACGTTATCATTGGTCAGTCAAAGAAGTTTAAGGCCGACTGGGAGAGAGCCAAAAAGGATGGTTGGGTTCCTGGCGAAACACTCTTTGAAGTTGAAGAGGCGGCAGAGAGAGGTACAATCATAAAGATGCTTGTTTCTGATGCCGCTCAGATGTCAGTATGGAAGAGCATAAAGAAGTATCTCAATGAGGGTGACGCGCTTTATTTCTCTCATGGATTCTCTATTGTGTACAAAGATCAGACAAAAGTTGTTCCACCGGAAGATGTTGATGTGATTTTGGTTGCTCCAAAGGGAAGTGGTACATCGGTACGACGTAATTTCCTTTCGGGTGCTGGTATCAACTCAAGTTACGCGGTGTATCAGGATTACACAGGCAAAGCAGAAGAGCGTTGTATCGCTCTTGGTATTGGAATTGGCTCAGGGTACCTTTTCCCAACTACTTTCGAAAAAGAGGTTCACAGTGACCTTACCGGTGAGCGTGGTGTGCTTATGGGTGCATTGGCCGGTCTTATGGAAGCGCAGTACCAGGTTCTTCGCAGAAACGGTCACAGCCCAAGTGAAGCTTTTAACGAAACCGTTGAGGAACTTACACAGAGTCTTATCCGTTTGGTTGACGAAAACGGTATGGACTGGATGTACTCAAACTGTTCTGCTACCGCGCAGCGTGGTGCTCTGGACTGGAAGCCTAAGTTTAAGAAAGCTACACAGCCAATCTTTACCGAACTTTACAAGGCTGTAGCAAGTGGTAAGGAAACCAGACGTGTGCTTAATGTTTGCGGAAGAGCAAACTACAAAGACAAACTGGAAAGAGAGCTCGCGGCCATAAGAGAAAGCGAAATGTGGAAGGCTGGTAAAGCGGTACGTGACCTCAGACCTAAAACAAAAGCCCGTGATATCGATAAATCCACAAAGGGTATATCAGGAAGAGGCGAAAACTAA
- a CDS encoding 3-isopropylmalate dehydrogenase yields MKSYNIALMPGDGTGPEVLKEGVKVIDAAAAKFGISFDYQEYDFGGERYKKTGETLPDSGVEDLKKHDAIFLGAIGHPDVKPGILELGILLKLRFALDQYINLRPVKLYPNVETPLKDKGPEHIDFVVVRENSGGIYTGMGGATMVGTQNEIATQVMCYSRPVVERCIRYAYDLTRKRNKKKLLTLVHKCNVLTDVGDLWVRTHEEVGNSDYTDIKQDYNHVDACTMWMVKSPEYYDVIVTSNLFGDIITDLGAMIQGGMGIAAGGNINPEGVSMFEPIGGSAPKYTGQNIINPLAAISSGAMMLDTLGETEAAAAIDKAVNDALASGKIKSLSAGRMGMSTTEVGDFVASLL; encoded by the coding sequence ATGAAATCGTACAATATCGCTTTAATGCCGGGAGATGGAACCGGGCCGGAAGTTCTTAAAGAAGGTGTAAAGGTAATTGATGCAGCAGCAGCGAAGTTCGGTATTTCCTTTGACTATCAGGAGTACGATTTCGGTGGTGAAAGGTACAAAAAGACCGGTGAAACACTGCCCGACTCAGGTGTTGAGGACCTTAAGAAACACGACGCTATCTTTCTTGGGGCTATAGGTCATCCCGATGTAAAACCCGGGATTCTTGAGCTTGGAATCCTTCTGAAACTGCGTTTTGCCCTCGATCAGTACATAAACCTGCGCCCTGTAAAACTCTATCCCAATGTAGAGACACCGCTGAAGGATAAAGGGCCTGAACACATAGATTTTGTCGTTGTACGTGAAAACAGTGGTGGTATCTATACCGGTATGGGTGGCGCCACGATGGTTGGCACTCAAAACGAGATCGCCACACAGGTAATGTGTTACTCAAGACCGGTGGTTGAGCGTTGTATCCGTTACGCATACGATCTTACACGCAAACGTAACAAGAAAAAACTTCTCACACTTGTACATAAGTGCAATGTTCTTACCGATGTTGGTGACCTGTGGGTAAGAACTCATGAGGAAGTGGGTAACAGCGATTATACCGATATCAAACAGGACTATAACCATGTAGACGCATGCACAATGTGGATGGTAAAGAGTCCTGAGTACTACGATGTGATTGTCACATCTAACCTTTTTGGTGATATCATTACAGACCTTGGCGCCATGATTCAGGGTGGGATGGGAATAGCTGCTGGCGGAAATATCAATCCTGAAGGTGTATCGATGTTTGAACCTATTGGCGGCAGTGCTCCAAAATACACCGGACAGAATATCATTAACCCACTGGCTGCTATTTCTTCGGGCGCTATGATGCTTGATACATTAGGGGAAACAGAAGCAGCCGCGGCAATCGATAAGGCTGTTAACGACGCGCTGGCATCGGGGAAAATTAAAAGCCTTTCTGCTGGTAGAATGGGTATGTCAACAACGGAAGTAGGCGATTTTGTCGCTTCACTTCTCTAA
- the leuA gene encoding 2-isopropylmalate synthase has protein sequence MNENKIIIFDTTLRDGEQALASSLSMEQKLRIAKQLARLNVDVIEAGFPVSSPGDFESVSTISKEVRGPAVCGLARAVEKDITACGEALKGAKRPRIHTFIGTSQIHTEKKLRKSEDDILQLVKKSVEFARNYTDDVEFSAEDAGRTGKDFLCRVVETAIKAGAGTINIPDTVGYTVPEHFASIMDLIFERVPNVGDAVISVHCHDDLGMSTANSLTAIAHGARQVECTINGIGERAGNAALEEIVMALKVRKDLFNVYTDIETSELMRTSKLIRDICNMPVQPNKAIVGSNAFAHSSGIHQDGVLKAKTTYEIMTPQSVGLKDNKMNLTSRSGSHMVKSRLASLGYEEADYTLSDFYTKFKNLADKKGTVYDDDLITLMESKSSEDLEDRYVLDYLNVSSGKKTVPTATARIVIDGEVKQEAACGDGAVDAATKAIDRIVGFDIEIEGYHLDSVTQGREALGRVAITASAPEGHFVGNGTSTDIVEASAFAYMDIINKIARMKMFNKKIPPKIDISL, from the coding sequence ATGAATGAAAACAAGATCATAATATTTGACACCACGCTTCGCGATGGGGAGCAGGCGCTTGCTTCAAGCCTCTCTATGGAGCAGAAGTTAAGGATCGCCAAACAACTGGCCCGTCTTAATGTGGATGTCATAGAGGCTGGTTTTCCTGTCTCTTCACCCGGGGATTTTGAATCGGTTTCCACTATCTCTAAAGAGGTGCGGGGGCCTGCGGTGTGCGGGTTGGCACGCGCGGTGGAAAAAGATATTACGGCATGCGGCGAAGCCCTGAAGGGTGCTAAGAGACCACGGATCCATACCTTTATCGGAACATCACAAATTCACACCGAGAAGAAGCTGAGAAAATCCGAAGACGATATTTTACAGCTGGTAAAAAAGAGTGTGGAATTTGCCAGAAACTATACCGATGATGTGGAGTTTTCCGCTGAAGACGCCGGAAGAACCGGTAAAGATTTTTTATGCAGGGTTGTGGAAACTGCCATTAAAGCAGGGGCAGGCACCATTAACATTCCTGACACTGTGGGATACACCGTTCCGGAACACTTCGCGTCTATAATGGATCTGATTTTTGAGCGTGTTCCCAATGTGGGTGACGCGGTGATATCGGTTCACTGTCACGATGATTTGGGTATGTCTACCGCTAATTCCCTTACTGCCATCGCGCACGGAGCACGGCAGGTCGAGTGTACGATAAACGGAATAGGGGAGAGAGCCGGTAATGCCGCACTGGAAGAGATCGTGATGGCTTTAAAGGTACGAAAAGATCTTTTCAATGTTTATACCGACATCGAAACTTCGGAGCTGATGCGCACAAGTAAGCTTATCCGTGATATCTGTAACATGCCGGTACAGCCAAATAAGGCTATTGTGGGGAGTAATGCCTTTGCTCATTCATCGGGGATTCATCAGGATGGGGTACTAAAGGCAAAAACCACCTATGAGATTATGACACCTCAGTCGGTCGGCCTTAAGGATAACAAAATGAACCTTACCAGCCGTTCGGGTAGTCATATGGTTAAATCCAGGCTTGCGAGTCTGGGCTATGAGGAAGCTGATTACACGCTCAGTGATTTTTATACAAAGTTTAAAAACCTTGCCGACAAAAAAGGCACGGTTTACGATGATGATCTTATTACGCTGATGGAGTCAAAGAGCAGCGAGGATCTGGAAGACAGGTATGTGCTTGACTATTTAAATGTTTCCAGTGGTAAAAAGACCGTTCCTACTGCAACGGCCAGAATCGTTATTGATGGAGAGGTTAAGCAGGAAGCAGCTTGTGGCGATGGCGCGGTTGATGCTGCCACCAAGGCGATCGACAGAATCGTTGGGTTTGATATAGAGATTGAAGGGTATCATCTGGATTCTGTAACGCAGGGCAGAGAGGCTCTGGGAAGGGTTGCTATCACTGCAAGTGCACCTGAAGGGCACTTTGTGGGAAATGGAACCAGCACCGATATTGTTGAAGCATCAGCGTTTGCTTATATGGATATTATCAACAAAATCGCGCGGATGAAAATGTTTAATAAAAAGATTCCGCCCAAAATTGATATCAGCCTGTAG
- a CDS encoding lysophospholipid acyltransferase family protein, whose product MKLKEKLRHWTMWNVISKTFILFSLKKRYRFNKHPSSFRFPKPPFLVVSNHGTFFDPWFIGFYSIKPFYLMINDDAFRVGKITSWYLRNVGTIPKKKGSSDFKAMKLTLKRLKERDAVCIFPEGQTTWDGETQPIYKGIEKIAKRARCPVVLVRLKGNFLMKPWWAESLRKGRVHIDFKTLSAQEIESMSEERLLSIIQKSIYQNDVKDPDNQKAPFSGNNLALGLQNFVWNCVHCNSEDMLEVSGSTVTCSHCNKSWLMDAHCGFTEQGKSTPAFDLYDWSLKHKEMVKGKIAAATDNELLTQSSAIEMQTFNSENDDFEIVLKSGNAKLTPKTLSITDGDKEYSWPVNAISDFVIQRKNIFEFCHKNEVIRFAFSNKSPMKWVTYLRYLHGYEEYEKKGHI is encoded by the coding sequence ATGAAACTGAAAGAAAAACTACGACATTGGACAATGTGGAATGTGATTTCAAAAACATTCATATTGTTTTCACTAAAAAAGAGGTACCGGTTTAACAAACACCCCTCCTCATTTCGTTTTCCTAAACCACCCTTTCTTGTAGTCTCAAATCACGGAACTTTTTTTGATCCCTGGTTTATTGGGTTCTACAGCATTAAACCATTTTATCTGATGATTAATGATGATGCGTTCAGGGTCGGCAAAATAACCAGCTGGTATCTTAGAAATGTCGGTACCATTCCCAAGAAAAAAGGGTCTTCAGACTTTAAAGCAATGAAACTAACCCTCAAGAGACTTAAAGAGAGGGACGCGGTGTGCATTTTTCCTGAAGGCCAGACGACCTGGGACGGTGAAACACAACCGATCTACAAGGGGATAGAAAAAATCGCAAAGCGCGCACGATGCCCTGTTGTACTGGTGCGGTTGAAGGGTAATTTTCTTATGAAACCCTGGTGGGCTGAAAGTCTTCGCAAAGGACGCGTTCACATTGACTTTAAAACTCTCAGCGCTCAGGAAATTGAATCGATGAGCGAAGAGCGACTTCTCTCAATTATACAAAAGTCTATCTATCAAAATGATGTGAAAGACCCCGATAACCAAAAGGCACCTTTCTCAGGTAATAATTTAGCCCTGGGTCTTCAGAACTTCGTGTGGAACTGTGTTCATTGTAACAGTGAAGACATGTTGGAAGTTTCGGGCAGTACTGTCACCTGCTCACACTGTAACAAATCATGGCTCATGGACGCACATTGCGGATTTACTGAACAGGGTAAGAGTACCCCCGCTTTCGATCTCTATGACTGGTCGCTAAAACACAAGGAGATGGTTAAAGGAAAGATCGCCGCGGCCACAGACAATGAACTCCTTACTCAAAGCAGTGCAATAGAGATGCAAACCTTCAATTCTGAAAACGACGATTTTGAAATTGTACTGAAAAGTGGTAACGCTAAACTTACCCCGAAAACCTTAAGTATTACTGATGGGGATAAAGAGTACAGCTGGCCGGTTAATGCTATTAGTGACTTTGTGATCCAAAGAAAGAACATATTTGAATTTTGTCACAAAAACGAGGTGATTCGTTTTGCATTCAGCAATAAAAGCCCCATGAAGTGGGTTACCTATTTAAGGTACCTTCATGGCTATGAAGAATATGAGAAGAAGGGACATATTTAA
- the ychF gene encoding redox-regulated ATPase YchF: MGLAAGIIGLPNVGKSTIFNALCSGSGKAQAENYPFCTIDPNHGIIAVPDERLKSITEFIPTQKVIPAFLELIDIAGLVRGASKGEGLGNQFLGHIKDVDAVAHVVRCFETGDVVHVDGSVDPLRDINTIETELMIKDLDTVERGVTRVERAAKSGDKEMKRKLEIFKKVESKLSEGVAVREALQSAEEMEAIAELHLLSAKPVLYVANVDEQELHEDNESVKKLKAHARSVGAECIKISGKVESEIAELNEDDRKEFLESLGLEEPGLNTLAKSIYKLLGLRTFFTAGEKENRAWTMLAGSTAPQAAGVIHSDFEKGFIRADVYTLEDLQNYKTEANIKAAGKVRSEGKEYVVKDGDIVFFKFNV; the protein is encoded by the coding sequence ATGGGACTCGCTGCAGGAATTATCGGTTTACCAAATGTAGGAAAATCAACGATCTTTAACGCTTTGTGCTCAGGCTCAGGTAAAGCTCAGGCTGAGAATTATCCATTCTGTACCATCGATCCAAACCATGGCATCATTGCTGTACCCGATGAGCGACTTAAGAGCATAACAGAATTTATCCCCACCCAGAAAGTAATCCCCGCGTTTTTGGAGCTTATCGATATTGCCGGTCTGGTTCGGGGGGCCAGTAAAGGTGAAGGGCTTGGTAATCAGTTTTTGGGTCATATTAAGGATGTTGATGCTGTCGCACATGTGGTGCGTTGTTTTGAAACTGGTGATGTGGTGCATGTGGATGGCTCGGTAGACCCACTGCGCGATATCAACACCATCGAAACGGAGCTTATGATCAAGGATCTTGATACGGTTGAACGGGGAGTAACCAGAGTCGAAAGAGCCGCGAAATCGGGTGATAAAGAGATGAAAAGGAAACTTGAGATCTTCAAAAAAGTTGAAAGTAAGCTCTCTGAAGGGGTGGCGGTCAGAGAAGCACTGCAAAGCGCTGAGGAGATGGAAGCGATCGCTGAGTTACACCTGTTATCCGCAAAGCCCGTGCTTTATGTTGCCAATGTAGACGAACAGGAACTTCATGAAGACAATGAAAGTGTTAAAAAGTTAAAAGCACACGCGCGGAGTGTGGGAGCAGAATGCATAAAAATTAGCGGAAAAGTAGAATCAGAGATCGCTGAGCTCAATGAAGATGATAGAAAAGAGTTCCTTGAAAGCCTTGGACTCGAAGAACCGGGCCTTAACACCCTGGCAAAATCTATTTACAAGCTTTTGGGACTCAGAACATTTTTCACTGCCGGCGAAAAAGAAAACAGAGCATGGACCATGCTCGCAGGATCAACTGCCCCTCAGGCCGCTGGCGTTATTCACAGTGACTTTGAAAAAGGCTTTATACGCGCCGATGTCTACACTCTCGAAGACCTGCAAAACTATAAAACAGAAGCAAACATCAAAGCCGCGGGGAAGGTACGCTCAGAGGGAAAAGAATATGTGGTAAAAGATGGGGATATTGTATTTTTCAAGTTTAATGTGTAA
- a CDS encoding branched-chain amino acid aminotransferase gives MAAPSIDWKNIGFQYVKTNGLVKTRYADGKWSGVEVCEEPMLNIHAAATCLHYGQACFEGLKAFRRKDGSIAIFRPEKNARRLIDTAKRVAMESPPEELFIEAVKKVVEINRDWVPPYGTGATFYIRPLLIGTSARVGISPSEEYELLVLGMPVGPYYKDGFYPVKAYVQDQFDRAAPRGVGNVKVAGNYAAGMLSDLKSREKGYSITLYLDAAQHQFIDEFGTSNFIAITGGGKYVTPNSESILPSITNISLQEIARDFGLRVECRPVKFSELASFSEVGACGTAAVITPIYSVTRGEQVFTFGDECKAGETLEKLFREIQGIQFGEVEDRHGWMLEV, from the coding sequence ATGGCAGCACCATCTATTGATTGGAAAAACATCGGTTTTCAGTACGTAAAGACAAACGGCCTGGTAAAAACCCGCTACGCGGATGGTAAGTGGAGTGGCGTTGAGGTATGTGAAGAGCCGATGTTGAATATTCATGCTGCAGCTACCTGCCTTCATTACGGACAGGCGTGCTTTGAGGGACTTAAGGCCTTCAGGCGCAAAGATGGTTCAATCGCAATTTTCAGGCCCGAGAAAAACGCCCGGCGGCTTATCGATACAGCAAAAAGAGTGGCTATGGAATCCCCGCCAGAGGAACTTTTTATCGAAGCGGTCAAAAAAGTGGTTGAAATCAATCGTGACTGGGTGCCGCCCTACGGTACCGGGGCAACATTCTATATCAGGCCTCTTTTGATTGGAACCAGCGCCCGGGTGGGAATCAGTCCTTCAGAGGAATACGAGCTTCTGGTTTTGGGAATGCCGGTAGGTCCATACTATAAAGACGGTTTTTATCCGGTAAAAGCCTATGTTCAGGACCAGTTTGACCGCGCCGCTCCAAGAGGGGTTGGTAATGTAAAGGTTGCGGGAAACTATGCTGCCGGTATGTTAAGTGATCTTAAAAGCAGGGAAAAGGGTTACTCTATTACTCTTTATCTGGACGCTGCCCAACATCAGTTTATAGATGAATTTGGCACTTCCAACTTCATCGCCATAACCGGTGGTGGAAAGTATGTTACTCCCAATTCAGAATCTATTTTACCTTCCATAACTAATATCAGCCTTCAGGAGATCGCCAGGGATTTCGGGTTACGTGTTGAGTGCCGACCTGTAAAATTCAGCGAACTGGCCTCCTTTAGTGAAGTTGGGGCATGTGGTACTGCCGCGGTTATAACCCCCATTTACTCGGTAACCAGAGGCGAGCAGGTGTTTACCTTTGGTGATGAATGCAAAGCCGGTGAAACGCTTGAAAAGCTGTTCAGGGAAATTCAGGGAATACAGTTTGGTGAGGTGGAAGACAGGCACGGTTGGATGCTTGAGGTTTAA
- the cimA gene encoding citramalate synthase, whose protein sequence is MTKEMHNVEVYDTTLRDGNQALGISLSLNDKLDIAEKLNEMGVHYIEGGWPNPTNTVDTQFYARAAKMNLKAKIAAFGSTRRPKNDVENDPFMKMLISTGAPVATIFGKTWDLHVEKVINTTLEENLAMVFDSVKFLKSHMDEVIYDAEHFFDGYKNNPEYSMKTLIAAQDAGADCIVLCDTNGGLLPDEFVKIFREVKSKLNVKLGIHMHNDSGCGDAMSCLGVIEGAQHVQGTINGLGERCGNANLCTIIPNLQLKRGFELVTAQQLKNLTSASVYIAETANVTPNIRHPYVGEAAFSHKAGAHADGVRKVSQSFEHISPELVGNSRQFVVSDQAGSSTILEKLDKIQPGMDKKDPSVKKLLSVTKELESKGYQFEAAEGSFELLAREVLGQFEEPFEVIGFRVIEEKRTDGQVYSEATIKVHEDGIFEHTAAEGDGPVNALDNALRKSLMKFFPSLEDVKLEDFKVRVLDERSGTGAKVRVLIESTDKVDRWGTVGVSTNIIEASWLALLDSIKYKLMKDALSKKEKKSV, encoded by the coding sequence ATGACTAAAGAGATGCACAACGTGGAAGTATACGACACGACTCTTCGTGACGGAAATCAGGCGCTTGGTATAAGTCTTTCACTCAATGATAAACTCGATATCGCGGAGAAACTCAACGAGATGGGGGTCCACTATATCGAGGGTGGATGGCCAAATCCCACAAACACAGTAGATACGCAGTTCTATGCACGTGCGGCGAAAATGAATCTTAAGGCTAAGATCGCCGCGTTTGGGAGTACACGCAGACCTAAAAACGATGTTGAAAACGACCCATTTATGAAGATGCTTATCTCAACCGGTGCTCCTGTTGCTACTATTTTTGGTAAAACCTGGGATTTGCATGTAGAGAAGGTTATCAATACCACTCTGGAAGAAAACCTCGCAATGGTCTTTGACTCGGTAAAATTTCTTAAATCCCACATGGATGAAGTAATCTATGATGCCGAACACTTTTTTGATGGGTACAAGAATAATCCTGAATATTCTATGAAAACCCTCATAGCGGCCCAGGACGCGGGTGCCGATTGTATCGTATTGTGTGATACCAACGGGGGACTGCTCCCCGATGAGTTTGTTAAGATTTTCAGAGAAGTTAAATCAAAACTCAATGTAAAGCTGGGTATACATATGCACAATGATTCCGGATGTGGCGATGCTATGTCGTGTCTTGGTGTTATAGAAGGTGCACAACACGTCCAGGGTACGATTAACGGATTGGGTGAGCGGTGCGGTAACGCAAACTTATGCACGATTATTCCCAACCTTCAGCTAAAGAGGGGCTTTGAACTCGTTACTGCCCAGCAGTTGAAAAACCTGACTTCAGCTTCGGTATATATAGCGGAAACGGCAAACGTGACCCCCAATATTCGCCATCCCTATGTTGGTGAAGCGGCATTCTCTCATAAAGCAGGCGCTCATGCTGATGGGGTCAGAAAGGTCAGTCAGTCTTTTGAGCATATATCACCGGAGTTGGTTGGTAACAGCCGTCAGTTTGTGGTTAGTGATCAGGCCGGATCAAGTACTATTCTTGAAAAGCTTGATAAGATACAGCCGGGGATGGACAAGAAAGATCCATCGGTGAAAAAGCTTCTCTCTGTGACAAAGGAGCTTGAAAGTAAAGGATATCAGTTTGAGGCTGCAGAAGGCTCCTTTGAGCTTCTTGCCCGCGAAGTACTTGGGCAGTTTGAAGAACCGTTTGAGGTGATAGGGTTTAGAGTAATAGAAGAGAAACGAACTGATGGTCAGGTGTACTCTGAAGCAACCATAAAGGTGCATGAAGATGGCATCTTCGAGCATACTGCCGCTGAAGGTGACGGGCCGGTGAATGCGCTCGATAACGCTCTTAGAAAATCGTTGATGAAGTTTTTCCCTTCACTTGAAGATGTGAAGCTTGAGGATTTCAAGGTTAGAGTGCTTGATGAGAGAAGTGGTACGGGTGCTAAGGTCAGAGTGTTGATCGAATCGACCGATAAAGTTGATCGGTGGGGGACTGTGGGTGTATCAACCAACATAATTGAAGCATCATGGCTGGCCCTTCTTGACAGTATCAAATACAAGCTTATGAAAGACGCTCTGTCCAAAAAGGAAAAGAAAAGCGTGTAA
- the ilvN gene encoding acetolactate synthase small subunit — translation MSTHTISILTENHSGSLSRIAGLFSSRGYNISTLTVAETDDPTMSRMTIVVSGDEEILEQIVKQLNKLIDVVKVIDFNDMPKIERELLLVTVDLNRASRHEVVETANLFNATVAGVTPSSVTFEFSGERERVDDFMTMLKPYGIRDVVRSGAVAI, via the coding sequence ATGAGCACGCATACCATATCTATTTTAACAGAAAACCATAGTGGTTCACTTTCCCGGATTGCGGGGCTCTTCTCAAGCAGAGGGTATAATATCTCCACTCTTACCGTGGCAGAGACCGACGATCCAACCATGTCGAGAATGACCATTGTAGTTAGTGGTGATGAAGAGATACTGGAGCAGATTGTAAAACAGCTCAATAAGCTTATAGACGTAGTGAAAGTTATCGATTTTAACGATATGCCTAAAATCGAACGGGAACTTCTTTTGGTGACCGTTGATCTTAACCGCGCGTCACGTCATGAAGTGGTTGAGACCGCCAATCTGTTTAACGCTACGGTAGCCGGAGTGACACCTTCATCGGTGACCTTTGAGTTCTCGGGTGAAAGAGAGCGTGTCGATGACTTTATGACCATGTTAAAACCCTACGGAATTCGCGATGTCGTGCGTTCCGGTGCTGTTGCCATATAG